A window of Elgaria multicarinata webbii isolate HBS135686 ecotype San Diego chromosome 2, rElgMul1.1.pri, whole genome shotgun sequence contains these coding sequences:
- the MAIP1 gene encoding m-AAA protease-interacting protein 1, mitochondrial, which translates to MSGGLRRGPMALPARACCSRCRWRHQRLSLAHPQRSSSLLATAPQAKPGWVGLPAPASPRTAAPSLLPPPPCPWLPPARPYSSEPERGGRRKPSVVVVEVPKPLLWLRTRLYFFLIRAYFDQEFSIRDFTEGAKQAFALVSGLISQCKYDLLEELVSEEMVQVLKEKLSSLSENHKSALAADMDEIMYTTAGDVGIYYDDSGRKFVSILMRFWYLTSVDLPDETPDGTKVFQIVFGDTTTKETKRLLTANYEFRREFTQGVKPDWTITRIEHPKLLE; encoded by the exons ATGTCGGGGGGGCTGAGGCGGGGCCCAATGGCGCTGCCCGCGAGGGCCTGTTGCAGCCGGTGCCGCTGGCGCCACCAGCGCCTCTCCCTCGCCCACCCTCAGCGCTCTTCCTCGCTGCTGGCGACCGCGCCGCAGGCCAAGCCCGGCTGGGTCGGGCTCCCCGCGCCGGCCTCTCCCCGCACAGCCGCcccgtccttgctgccgccgccgccctgtCCGTGGCTGCCCCCCGCGCGCCCCTACAGCAGCGAGCCCGAGCGGGGCGGGCGGCGGAAGCCGAGCGTGGTGGTCGTGGAAGTCCCCAAGCCTCTGCTGTGGCTCCGCACCCGCCTCTACTTCTTCCTTATCCGCGCCTACTTTGACCAGGAGTTCAGCATCCGCGACTTCACGGAGGGGGCCAAGCAG GCCTTTGCTCTTGTTTCAGGACTAATTTCTCAATGTAAATACGATCTACTGGAGGAACTTGTGTcagaagag ATGGTCCAGGTGCTAAAGGAGAAGCTTTCTTCACTGTCTGAAAACCACAAAAGTGCCCTAGCTGCTGACATGGATGAAATAATGTACACAACAGCAGGAGATGTTGGCATTTACTACGATGACAGCG GAAGGAAGTTTGTTAGCATCCTGATGCGTTTCTGGTATCTGACTAGCGTTGACCTCCCTGATGAAACTCCAGATGGAACCAAAGTATTCCAAATTGTGTTTGGAGACACAACAACAAAGGAAACAAAACGTCTCTTAACGGCAAATTATGA ATTTCGAAGAGAATTTACGCAAGGTGTGAAACCAGACTGGACAATTACACGGATTGAACATCCAAAGCTGTTAGAATAA